The Mobula birostris isolate sMobBir1 chromosome 6, sMobBir1.hap1, whole genome shotgun sequence genome has a window encoding:
- the LOC140198737 gene encoding gamma-crystallin S-1-like, translated as MYWAIYFFPQIIFYEDRNFQGRHYECSSDCADLSPYFSRCNSIRVESDWWVLYERPNYMGYQYVLSRGEYPDYQRWMGFDDCVKSCRSYPPYRGGTYRMRIYERPDFGGQMMEFMDDCPSVYDRFRYRDIHSCQVMDGYWIFYEHPNYRGRQYFLRLGEYRKYIDWGGYNSAIGSFRRMRDF; from the exons atgtactGGG CTATTTATTTCTTCCCACAGATCATCTTCTACGAGGACAGGAACTTCCAGGGTCGGCACTATGAGTGCAGCTCCGACTGTGCCGACCTCTCCCCTTACTTCAGCCGCTGTAACTCCATCCGTGTcgagagtgactggtgggtgttgTACGAGAGACCCAACTACATGGGATACCAGTATGTCCTGAGCagaggagagtatcctgactaccAGCGCTGGATGGGATTCGATGACTGTGTCAAGTCCTGTCGCAGTTACCCACCT TACCGAGGAGGCACCTACAGGATGAGGATTTATGAGAGGCCTGACTTTGGAGGCcagatgatggaattcatggaTGACTGTCCCTCTGTCTATGATCGTTTCCGTTACCGTGACATCCACTCCTGtcaggtgatggatggttactGGATCTTCTATGAACATCCCAACTACAGAGGCCGACAGTATTTCCTGAGACTCGGGGAATACAGGAAATACATTGACTGGGGTGGCTACAACTCAGCCATTGGGTCCTTCAGGCGCATGAGGGACTTCTAA